Genomic window (Mycolicibacterium smegmatis):
GCGGATCGTCGACCGTGAGCGTCGCGCTTGCCTGGGCCAACACCAGTTCACGAGTCACCTCGTGCCACCGGTCCCGCAACACATCATCGACGCTCGGCGTCACCGCGTCACCGGTTTTCGTGACGCGCAGTGGTTCTCGGTAACCGAGCTCTTGCTCGTCGACCCGCTCCAGTAGCGGTAGAGCCGGATCGCGCAACATCGTCAGCACGAAGCTGCAGGGAATGTCGGTGCGGAGATTGGTGTCCTGGTAGTGGATCACGTCACCGCCCGGCCCCCAGAACGCGTCCCCGGCGCGGAGAACACGTGCCGGCTCACCGTCGCGCTCGAAGAGCATCTCCCCGGCGATCATGTAGCCGAATGCCGGACCCCCGGGGAGACGATGCGGCGGGGCTCCACGGGCGCCGGGCGGATGGTTGACGAGTACGGTGATCACGGCGACCTGGGCAGGTATGTGCGGCGACCGGACTTCCTGGATCACCGTGATCGTCGAGCCGGATTCGGGATCAGCCCAATCCTGCAGCATTGGATTTCCTTCGTCGCGATCGTGAACGCTCAATCCTCTGTGACGCGCACGATCGTCTTTCCCGTGGTGCGCTTCTTTTGGTTGAAGGCGCTGGGCGCGTCGGCGAGCGGCACCACGCGCCCGACGACGGGCTTGAGCCGTCCCGTCCGTACCCGAGCGGCGAGGTCGGCGAGACGTGCGCTGTCAGGTTCGACGAGGAAGTACAGTGCCCGTCCGTCGCGCGGCTGGGTCTTGGGTGGCTCGGCGAGGGTGACCAGCGTTCCTCCGGCGCGTACGAGCGCGATCGAACGTTCCATGATCTCTCCGCCGATCACGTCGAACACCACGTCGACCTCCCCGGCGTCTTCGAGCTTGTCATCGTCCAGGTCGAGGAAAGTGTGGGTGCCCAGCTCGAGAGCCCGATCCCGATCGGCGGCCCGCCCGGTGCCGATGACCCGCGCCCCCACCTCACGAGCGAGCTGCACCGCAATGGAGCCGACACCACCTGCCGCACCGTGGATCAGCACGGTTTGTCCCGCGACGAGCTGCGCGTGCTCGAACAGGCCCTGCCACGCGGACAACCCCGAGATCGGCAGCGCCGCGGCCAATGTGTGGTCGACGTCGTAGGGCAACGGTGCGAGGTGACGCGTCTCCACTGCGGCGTACTCGGCCAGGGAGCCGTTGCGTGCCCAGTCTGCCAATCCGAACACGCGCTGACCGATCGTGAAACGTGTGGTGCCGTATCCCAATTCGACCACAACACCCGACAGTTCGTGTCCGGGCACACTGGGTGTGCGGTCGCGTCCCGAGCGCTCGGTCCACGTATCCGGCCAGTCGAGTTCGCCCCGTGTGAACCCCGCGGCGTGCACACGTACGACGACGTCGTTCTCGGAGACCACGGGATAGGGCAGTTCTGTCAGCGACAGACCGGAGACGCCGGCATCACGATCGGAAACTGTCACAGCCTTCATTGCGCATCCTCCTGATAAGGGTTGGGGAGGCCGACCGACTCGCCGTCTCCATTGGCGATGGCACCCGTCGGGCCGGCCGCGGACCATTGCTGAACGCTGACGAGCTCGAGTCCCAGATCGCGGACGCGGTCGAGCAGTCCGTACAGTTGTGACTGGTCCCGGATCTCGCCGACGAACATCGACTCTGTCGCACCAGCTTCAAGGCGCATCCCCTCCAACGCGGACCCGAACCGCTCGGTGACGCACCCCCGAATGCAGATCTGGTACATCGTCGGCTGCATGATGCCCTCCGATCGCCATCTGCCGACCAAGCGTTCACCGGACAGGGGTGAGCAGTCATCACCCCGCATGTGAGATCACCCGGGTGAGTGTTGTGTTTTTGCTGAATCTTCTGTGGCCCTTGATGATTACAAGTCGTACTCTCGGCAGAGTCCGAGTTCCGCGACGGGCGCACCTGGGCCCTCGACAGCGGACACATCGACGGAAAGGTCCGGAACATGCGGTATGACGTCGTCGTGCTCGGCGCGGGTTCGGGAGGCTAAGTGGCCGCCATCCGCGCCGCACAACTCGGGTTGTCGGTGGCGATCGTGGAGGCCCACTACTGGGGCGGGGTGTGCCTGAACGTGGGATGCATCCCGTCCAAAGCTCTTTTGCGCAACGCCGAGATCGCGCATCTCCTGAGGGAGTTCGCCGATGTTTTCGGCATCGAGGGCGAGACGAAGATGCGCTATGACGCGGCCTATGAACGGTCCCGCACGGTCGCCGCGGACCGGGTGCGCGGTTTGCGATTCCTCATGCGCAAGAACAAGATCGACGAGTACGAAGCCCACGGGACCTTCATCGACCGCCACACCATGCACATCGCCGGCGAGGATATCGACACTCAGATCGGCTTCGATTCGGTGATCATCGCCACCGGAGCCGCCCCGCGGTTGCTGCCCGGCACCACCCGTGGGCCCAGGGTGCGCACCTTCGAAGAGCAGATCATGGCGTCGACGCTGCCGTCGTCGATCGCCATCATCGGGGCCGGCCCGATTGGCGTCGAATTCGCCTATCTCCTGGCAAATTACGGCGTCGATGTGACCCTCATCGAGGCCCTTCCGCGGATGCTGCCCAACGAAGACGAGGACGTCTCCAAAGAGATCGCCAAGGCCTACCGTGCCCTGGGCATCACTGTCCTGACCGGTACGCACATCGAGGATTTGGTCGAGACGGCCGACGGCGTCACCCTCACCTACCGCAGGTCCGGGTCCGTCGACGCCGAGACCCTCATCGTCGATGTCGTGTTGCAGGCCATCGGGTTCGCCCCCAGAACCACGGGCTACGGGCTCGAACACCTGGGCGTGGACCTGGACCCACGCACCGGTGGCATCGCGATCGACGACGTCATGCGGACCACCGTGCCCGGCGTGTACGCCATCGGCGACGTCACCGCGAAGCTGATGCTCGCGCATGTGGCCGAGGCGCAGGGCATCGTCGCCGCAGAGGCGATCGCAGGCGCACCCACGCTGGGGTTCGCCGAATACACCACGATGCCCCGCGTGACGTTCTGCAACCCCCAGGTCGCGAGCTTCGGGCTGACCGAAGCCCAGGCCCGCGCCGATGCCACGGCACGCGGCAGCGACATCGCTGTCGCGAAGTTCCCGTTCCGTGCCAACGGAAAGGCCCACGGCTTCGGCGATCCCACCGGATTCGTGAAGGTCATCACCGATCTCGCGCACGGCGAGCTTCTCGGGGCGCACATGGTCGGCGCCGAGGTCGCCGAACTGCTCCCCGAGTTGACGCTGGCCCAACGCTGGGATCTGACCGTCGAAGAACTGGTCCGCAACGTCCACACCCACCCGACACTGTCCGAGGCGCTGCAGGAGACGTTCCACGGGCTGGCGACCGGCAAGATGATCAACTTCTAGACGTTCCCGCGTGTGTCAGCCGACGACGCCGTCACCGCACTCGATGACAACGAAACCTCCGCACGCGTCGATTCACTGTCCAGGAATGCTCCTGCCGTAGCGGCGCCGTGGATAGGAAGTCATGGTGCGCGCATTGATGCGTTACATGTAACGTTGGGGTATGACTCCCGCGCGTGACCGAGTACGCCGACATCGCGAGCGGCTGCGGCGACAAGGTCTGCGGCCGGTGCAGATCTGGGTCCCCGACGTGAATGCACCCGAATTTCGCCGGGAGGCGCACCGGCAGTCTGAGTTGGTCGCCGCCGGCGAGCATGAGGCCGAAGATCAAGCTTTCGTCGACGCGATCTCCGTCGACTGGGACGACGCCTAAGCGTGCGGCGCGGCGATATCTACACCGCGGCGGCGCGAGGTGCGTACACCGGCAAGCCTCGGCCGGTCCTCATCATCCAGGACGACCGATTCGATGCCACCGCGTCGGTCACCGTCGTGCCGTTTACGACAAGCGACACCGACGCACCGCTTCTGCGAATTCGAATCGAGCCAACGCCAGCCACCGGACTCTCCACAGTCAGCTCGTTGATGATCGACAAGGTGACCACAGTTCCCCGCTCCAGCTTGACGCACCGTGTCGGCCGACTGGCGGAGACAGACATGGTCAGGACCGACCGCGCACTCCTGGTTTTTCTGGGAATCGCCGGGTGACCACCTGCTTCGGCACGATCCATGAACCCAGCGGCCACGTCGTCAGCGTCCGAGGTCAGACGGCCTCGGCAGGTTCGTAGTCCAGCGCGAAGCCAAGGCGTCGATGATGGCTCGCTGCTGGGCTTCGTCGTGG
Coding sequences:
- a CDS encoding cupin domain-containing protein, which codes for MLQDWADPESGSTITVIQEVRSPHIPAQVAVITVLVNHPPGARGAPPHRLPGGPAFGYMIAGEMLFERDGEPARVLRAGDAFWGPGGDVIHYQDTNLRTDIPCSFVLTMLRDPALPLLERVDEQELGYREPLRVTKTGDAVTPSVDDVLRDRWHEVTRELVLAQASATLTVDDPQHSHPAGSISITLTGKALGNDLLLADAGRIALDAPQNTAGDGADPPRHPMRVIPMRLDILSELPTIRVSGRGMTESTQLRLVVELAASDPHNATTSVLKCELESVHLDPERPHISMDFHPQNVELHRS
- a CDS encoding NADP-dependent oxidoreductase, yielding MKAVTVSDRDAGVSGLSLTELPYPVVSENDVVVRVHAAGFTRGELDWPDTWTERSGRDRTPSVPGHELSGVVVELGYGTTRFTIGQRVFGLADWARNGSLAEYAAVETRHLAPLPYDVDHTLAAALPISGLSAWQGLFEHAQLVAGQTVLIHGAAGGVGSIAVQLAREVGARVIGTGRAADRDRALELGTHTFLDLDDDKLEDAGEVDVVFDVIGGEIMERSIALVRAGGTLVTLAEPPKTQPRDGRALYFLVEPDSARLADLAARVRTGRLKPVVGRVVPLADAPSAFNQKKRTTGKTIVRVTED
- the lpdA gene encoding dihydrolipoyl dehydrogenase, coding for MAAIRAAQLGLSVAIVEAHYWGGVCLNVGCIPSKALLRNAEIAHLLREFADVFGIEGETKMRYDAAYERSRTVAADRVRGLRFLMRKNKIDEYEAHGTFIDRHTMHIAGEDIDTQIGFDSVIIATGAAPRLLPGTTRGPRVRTFEEQIMASTLPSSIAIIGAGPIGVEFAYLLANYGVDVTLIEALPRMLPNEDEDVSKEIAKAYRALGITVLTGTHIEDLVETADGVTLTYRRSGSVDAETLIVDVVLQAIGFAPRTTGYGLEHLGVDLDPRTGGIAIDDVMRTTVPGVYAIGDVTAKLMLAHVAEAQGIVAAEAIAGAPTLGFAEYTTMPRVTFCNPQVASFGLTEAQARADATARGSDIAVAKFPFRANGKAHGFGDPTGFVKVITDLAHGELLGAHMVGAEVAELLPELTLAQRWDLTVEELVRNVHTHPTLSEALQETFHGLATGKMINF
- a CDS encoding antitoxin MazE family protein: MTPARDRVRRHRERLRRQGLRPVQIWVPDVNAPEFRREAHRQSELVAAGEHEAEDQAFVDAISVDWDDA
- a CDS encoding type II toxin-antitoxin system PemK/MazF family toxin, producing MRRGDIYTAAARGAYTGKPRPVLIIQDDRFDATASVTVVPFTTSDTDAPLLRIRIEPTPATGLSTVSSLMIDKVTTVPRSSLTHRVGRLAETDMVRTDRALLVFLGIAG